The sequence ACTGTTTGAAGCGCAATCAGCGTAGAAACGTAATCTTGTTTTTTTTCATAGCACGCAGCAATAAAAAAGTATGGCAAGGGATCGCTTGGGACAAAACCCGCATACTCTAAAAATGCTTCAATTGCTTCTTCGTATTGTTTGAGCATGAGGCAAGCAGAAGCGAATCCATAAAGAACTGCGGGGCTTTGAGCATCAATAAGGACTAATACAGAAAAAAGAGTCTTTGCATCTTCAAACTTTCCAGCATCGTAAAGCTGTTTTGCTTGTGAATAAACCCTCTCAACTTCTTTTTCCGTTATACCCAAAGTTGATTTTGTAAAAATACCCTCTTGAAGAAGAAAGGTTTCATTTGAAGACAATGTCTTAGAGAGCTCAGTCTCTTCGCCCATAATGAATCCCTAGGTTTTTTATACATTTCTTATCTTTATTATAACAAATATTTGTTTATAAGTATTTATTTAGTATTTTTTATAATTTATAAGAAAAACTTTAATAGTTTTTAGGAAGCTGCTTTAACAGGGGATTTTAATTAGAAAGATTTGATAAAAAATTTCATAATAACCTCTGTTAAATAACTTTCATCCCAGCCAGC is a genomic window of Chlamydiales bacterium STE3 containing:
- a CDS encoding putative regulatory protein lcrH and chaperone sycD (Product derived from UniProtKB/Trembl:Q6MB00;Gene name derived from UniProtKB/Trembl:Q6MB00) codes for the protein MGEETELSKTLSSNETFLLQEGIFTKSTLGITEKEVERVYSQAKQLYDAGKFEDAKTLFSVLVLIDAQSPAVLYGFASACLMLKQYEEAIEAFLEYAGFVPSDPLPYFFIAACYEKKQDYVSTLIALQTVVNRAGEQAKYQEIKNRALLTFDAVKGLIKEYESQHDEVVK